DNA from Devosia yakushimensis:
TCACGGGCAAGGCCATCCGCTCGACCACAAAGTCACTCAGAAGCAGAAGGCCGGACGCTGATGGAGCCTAAACGTATTTTCGTGACGGGAACGGCGGGGTTTATCGGCTTTCACCTGGCGCAGCGCCTGCTGGCCGATGGGCACAGCGTGACCGGCTATGACGGGGTGACCAATTATTACGATGTGAGCCTCAAGCGTGCACGGCTGGCGCTATTGGCCGAGCATCCGAATTTCACCTTTGTCGAGGCCATGCTGGAAGATGGCGCGCGGGTGAAAGAGGCGCTGGGCGAGAGCCGGGCGCAACTGGTGTTCCACCTGGCGGGGCAGGCCGGGGTGCGCTACAGCATCGATCATCCGCAGAGCTATGTGCAATCCAACCTGGTTGGGACATCCAATGTGCTCGAAGCAGCGCGGGAGATGCCGCCCGAGCATCTGATCTTTGCCTCGACCAGCTCGGTCTATGGCGGCAATACCAAGATGCCATTTGCCGAAACCGACCGGGCGGATAGCCCGGTATCGCTCTATGCCGCGACCAAGAAATCGGGCGAGGCCATGGTGCATTCCTATTCCCATCTCTGGGGCATTGCTTCGACCAGCGTACGGTTTTTCACGGTCTATGGGCCGTGGGGGCGGCCTGATATGGCCTTGTTCAAATTCGTTTCCGCCATCCAGGATGACAGGCCCATCGACATTTATGGCGAAGGCAAGATGCGGCGCGACTTTACCTATGTCGACGACCTGGTCGACGCGCTGGTGCGGCTGGCGGGGAAGCCGCCGGTCAAGGGCGAGCCGGTTCGGGGCGATAGCCTTTCGGCGGTAGCGCCCTATAGGGTGGTCAATATTGCCGGGGGCAAGCCGAGCGAGCTGATGGCTTTCGTTGCGGCGGTCGAGAATGCGATGGGCAAGCCGGCCAGGCGCAATATGCTGCCGATGCAGCAGGGTGACGTGGTGGCGACGCAGTCGGATACCGCCTTGCTGAACGAGCTGATAGGCAGTCTGCCGGAAACGCCCATCGAGGTGGGCGTGGCGCGCTTTGTCGAGTGGTACCGGCATTATTACGGCGTGAATTGAAGCCTCCTGCGGGCATTGTTGAAGCTGAGGTTTTCGTTGAATACAGCCAGCCTGAAATTTGGAACGAGCGGCTTGCGCGGCCTGGCGGTGGAGCTACAGGGGCAGGCGGCGCGGCGCTATGTGGCGGCGTTTCTGCGGCATGCGCAGGCGCTGGGACAATTGGACGGCGGCAGGGTGTTTATCGGGCGGGATTTCCGGCCGTCGAGCCCGGCTATTGCCGAGGATTGCGCGGCAGCGATTGCCCTGTTCGGGCTCGAGGCGGTCGATTGCGGCATGGTGCCGACGCCAGCCTTGGCGCTGCATGCCATGGCTGCAGGATGCTGCGCCATCATGATTACGGGCAGCCATATTCCGGCGGACCGGAATGGGCTCAAATTCTATGTGCCGGGCGGGGAAATCAGCAAGGCGGATGAGGCCGGGATCGTGGCGGCCTTGCGCGACGAGACCGTGCCCGATGGCGGCCTGCCCATGGCCGATGAGGCCGAGCTGGCTGTGGCGCGCTATATTAGGCGCTATGCCGGGCTGCTGCCGGAAGGGGCGCTGGATGGGCTGCGGATTGGGGTCTTCGAGCATTCCAGCGTGGCGCGGGACGTGCTGGGGCAGGTAATGCGGCGAGCCGGTGCGGCGGCGGTGAGCCTGGGGCGGACCGAGAGCTTCGTCGCGGTGGATACCGAGGCCTTTGGCGACGCGGTATTCGCGCCGCTCAGGGGATGGATGGCGCGCGAGCGGCTCGATGCCATCGTATCCTCGGATGGGGATGGCGATCGGCCGCTGTTGATGGACGCCAAGGGCGAATTCGTGCGGGGCGATGTGCTGGGCCTGCTCGCGGCAGGGATGCTGGAGGCGCGAACGGTGGTGACGCCGGTTACCTCCAATTCGGCGCTGGAGCGGACCGGATTTTTCGCGACGGTGCTGCGGACCCGGGTGGGGTCGCCTTATGTGATCGAGGCGATGGAGACGGCGGATGATGGCGTCGTCGGGTTCGAGGCCAATGGCGGCACCTTTGTCAGCCGGGGTATTGCCGGGCTCGATCCTCTGCCGACGCGGGACGCGGTCTTGCCCTTGCTCTGCGCATTGGGATTGGCGGCGCAGCGGACGATGAGCGTCGACGCGCTCGTGGCGGAGCTGCCGCTGCAATATGCTTTGGCCGACCGGCTGCAGGATGTGGCGGCGGAGCGAAGCGGGGCGTTTCTGCGGCGGCTGGGCGAGGATCGCGCCTTTGCCGAGGCGTTTTTTTCGCCGCATGGGATTGCGAGCTTGTCCACGATAGACGGGCTGCAGTTCCGTACGCTGTCGGGCGACATGGTGCATTTCCGCGCTTCGGGCAACGCGCCGGAGCTGCGGTGCTATGTCGAGGGAAGCACGCCTGAAGTAGCGAGGGACTTGCTGGATTGGGGGATGCGGGCGGCGGCCGAGCAGGTGCGGTAGGGAGCGCCCATGGTGTCCGCGATGCCTGCCACCATCATCAAGCACCTTCCTCGGGCTTGACCCGAGGATCATTCGCAACGTGTGCCGTGTGGTGAGTGGCCCTCGGGTCAAGCCCGAGGGAGGCGTTTGTGGGTGGACGAGATTGTGGGGTGCCTGGATTTTGCAGCGCAGTGCGCCCAGCTGCGCCAAATCCCAAGAAAAGGTCGCCCCAGCGGGCGGCCTTTGGTTTTTACTTGGCGACGGCCTGGATGTTGACCTTGCCGATCAAGGAGGCGGGGTCGCTTTCGGCGGCCATGAAGTCGAACATGCCCAGGCCCGGCTCTTCCTTGGCGGTCATGTCGAGGGTGAGCTGCTTGGCCTTGCCGCTGACGAAGCTGTTGATGGCGGCGCCCACTTTCTGGGCGTCGGCGGCGCCGGCGAGCAGGCCGACCACGGTGCCTTCGGCGAGGCCGGCAAAGATCGGGCGCATGGTCGCTGCATCACTGCCCTGTTCGGCGGCGACGGTGGTGAGGATCAGGTCGGACAGCCCCGCATCGGTAACGTCGACGCGCAGGTGATTGATCGCTAGGCCCATGGCCGCAGCCATGGCGGCGTTTTCATTGAGGCCAAACAGGGCCTCGGTCGCGTTGGTCAGCGTGCCGGTGAGCAGGACAGTGGCCAGATTGGCGCCGGTGACCGAAACATCGTCGATGGCGATGGTGTCTTCGGCTTCGTTCCAGGACGCATCGACCGTAAAGCCCAGATCGAGCGAAGTGACGCCCAGGTCGATCAACTGCTGGAGCTGCTCGTCATCGGTCTGCGCGGGCAGCTTGAAGACGAAGTTGCTGGCCGAAGTATAAAGATCGGTCGGAATGCCGTTGCGATAGGCGTCCAGCGCCAGCTCGAAGGCGCCGATACCGATGACGATCCGCTCGTCGGTCTCTGGATCGGGCACGTCCATATCGACATCGGCGAAGGAGAAACCGGCAAAGGCGGGGATGAGCGAGCGCATATTGGCTTCGAGCCAGGCCTCGTCGATGGCAGCGGGAGCGGCCTCTACCACAGCGATCGGGCCGCTGAGATCGGTCTGCTTGATTTCCAGCTTGCCAATATTGAAGTGGCCGTCGCCTTCGACGGCGAATTCCAGCCCATCCATGGTGATTGCCGGATAAATGCCCGGGCTCATGCCGCCCATGGTCATGCCCTTGATGGCGACCGTCAGCGGACGGTCCTCGTCGTCGGTGCCCTTGCAATCAAGGCCGGCAAATTCGACGGAGGAGGATTCAAAGGCGGTAAACATGTCGGCGTAGATATGGAGGGCCTTGCCGATGGTTTCAGGGGAGGGCGTCTCGCCCTCGCGCTCCATGGCCTCGGCCATGCCGATAATGTCGGCGAAGGAGTATTTGAGCGGGCGGGCCTTGAATTCGGCCGCGGTGACCGGGCCGAAATTGCACGACACTTCGGGCGTCGTCAGGGTGCCGCCCTCGAATTGGAGATCGGTATAGATGGTTTCGAGTTCGGTCTGGCCGGTGGCATCCACCAGGCCATAGGTGCCGAGCACGCCGGCGATATTGAAATTGCTGGCGGCGAAGGGGCCCATCTCGGCCGAACCTTCTTCAAGGCCGTCCATGCTCGAACCGGCCAGCTTGACTGAACCGGCGACGCCATCGGTCACATCGGTCAGCACCAGATCGCTGAAGGTTATGACGGTGTCGGAGGAGGCATCGCCAATCGTGGTGGTCGCCTTGACCAGGATTTCGGGGATGGTGATGCTGGTGGCGGTGAGGCCGGCCAGTTCATCGGCATGGCTGGCGACATTGCCGCTGAAAATGTCGCGCAGCGTGGCTTCATCGAGATTGGAGCCGACAGCCGCGATGGTGGGGATTTCCACGGTGAAATCGGTGACGGGCGCAGCGGCGGGTTCTGCCGCCGGAGTCTTGACCTTCTGCGCCCAGGCGGGGCCGGCGGACAGGGCAGTGCTCAACAGGCAGGCGGCGGCCACGGCGCCAAGACGCTGCCGGGATGTCGGGCTTATCATCATGAGTCTTCTCGCAGGTTCGTTCGCGGCGCAATTTGCGGCATTCGTCCGGGGGCTTCAATAGCCAAAGCCGACACAATCGGGCGCGGGGGCGCCCGATTGTCTTGATGATGACACATATCGGAGGGTTGCGGGTGGCGCCGGGCGTGAAACGCCCGGACGGAAGCTCAGGACCCGGTGCCGCGCAGGAATTCGCGCTGCATGGTGATCAGCATGATGCGCAGATCCAGCCACAGCGAGAAATTCTGGATATAGGCAACGTCGTGATCGATGCGGCCGATGGCCTGTTCGCTCTGCGTGGTGGGGCCGCGATAGCCATTGGCCTGAGCCCAGCCGGTGAGGCCCGGGCGCATATGGCGGCGATAGCTGTAATAGGGCACCAATTGCTCGTAGGGCATGCCGGCGGCGAGCTGCCCGCCGACATGGGGACGCGGGCCCACCAGCGACATGTCGCCCCGCAGCACGTTGAGCAATTGGGGCAGCTCATCAATGCTGGTGCGGCGAAGGAACCGGCCGAGCGGCATGACGCGGTCATCCTCGGCCACGGTCTGCTTCACCCCTTCGGTGTTGCAGTGCTCGATATACATGGAGCGGAACTTGAGAATGGTGAACATGCGCCCGCCCAGGCCGACGCGTGGCTGGCGGAACAGCGCCGGGCCAGGATCGGACAGGCGGATCGCCAGCGTCACCATGATCAGCAGCGGGCCGAGGAAAATCAGGGCCAGCAGGGATACCACAATATCGAAGGCGCGCTTGATCGCCAGTTCGACCTGGCGGCGTGACGTCATCGTCAGATCAGCCGGATACTTGCCAGTCCACAAAGAGGGCAGACCATTGGCAGAACGTTCGCTCAGACGAAGAGAGATTTGCGGATAGGGGTGTGCAGGCACGTCACTATTTGCAGAAGCGGAGTAGTCTTGCAGCAGATGCGGATTGGTACTGTCGAACGACATATTCATCACCCTCACGAACCCGCCATGCGCCCGCCGCCGCGGTGGCATTAATAGTCTGTTAATGATCGCATGAGGCTTGAATCCTGGCAATAGGGGGAGTGCAATGTGAACACTTCGTCATGCTATTGATATACTTGACAAAATTTCTTGAACACGAGCATTTGTGTTGCAGAAAATCAACATTTTTTACAACAATATTTATCCAATTGGTCCATTTTTGGAATACCAAGCCGGATGCGGACAAAAGTTACTTGATTTTGATTCTAGCAGAGCAGTTAACGGGAGTGTTGATTTCCCGTACCGCGAAATGAGATTGTAAGAACGCGGACTACAAATGGGGATATATTGTTTCCTCATGTATTTTATGCCGGAGCTGCAATGTGCATAGTTTCAAGGTGCTTGCCTTGTAGCAACGATGTGACCGCCTGCTTAGTATTCGTTGCACGCAAATGAGTTTTGCGCAGAAATTCCGGCGAAGCGTGGCGTGGTCGGCCGTGGGCAGCGCCGGCAATAACGTGATCAGTTTCCTGGTGTTTGCGCTGGTGGTGCGGGCCGTGGAGCCGAGCGTGATCGGCGTGATGGCGGTGGCCCTGGTCTTTGTCGATATGGGCAAGAGCTTCGTTTCGGCCGGGGTGCCCGATCTCATCGTGCGCCAGAAGGTGTGGAACGACAGCTATGCCATGATGTGCTTCTGGCTCAACCTGGCGGCGGCGGGGCTGTCGGTGCTGCTGATGGTGCGGGTCATCGGGCCGCTCGCCGAAATCTATTTCGCGCCGGGCACCATGATTGTGCTGGCCGCTCTTTCCTCCTGCTTCATCCTGGACGGCCTGCGCGTGGTGCCGGAATCCCGGCTGCGGCGGGCGTTCGACTATAAGAGCCTGGCCTGGCGGGGGCTCAGTGCGAACCTGCTTTCCGGCGTGCTCGGCGTCAGCCTGGCGCTGACGGGCTGGGGCATCTGGGCGCTGGTGGCTCAGCGGATATCGAGTTCACTGCTCACCACGGTCTTTACATTCATGGTGGCGCGCTGGTTTCCCACCACCTGGGGCACCCTGGAGGGATTGCTGGGCGTGGTTGGCCATGCCGTGGGGCTGGTGGGCGCGGAACTGCTCAAGCTGCTGTCGGACCGCCTGCCGGACCTGATGCTGGGCCTCTTTCTGGGGCCGGTGGGGGTGGCCGTCTACCGGGTTGGCGCGCGGGGGTTCGACGCGCTGGTGCAATTGACCGTGACGCCGGTGCGGTCGGCCTCGCTGTCGGCCTATGCGCAGCAGGCGCATTCGGGCAGACTGGGCGATAGCGTGATCAAGTCGCTGGCGGTGATCGCCATGCTTACATTCCCGCTGTTTTTCGGCGCGGCGAGCGTGGCGCCATCATTCGTGGTGCTGGCCTTTGGCGAGCAATGGCGCAGCTCGGCGGTGATCATGCAGATATTATGTGCAGCCAGCCCGCCAGTGCTGCTGGGCGCCATGCTGCAATCGGCGCTGTCAGCCAATCACGATACCAAGCTGGTGTTCAGCCTCAGCGCGGTTTCGGCGGCCACGACTTTCGTGACGCTGCTGGTGGCGGTGCCGCTGTTCGGATTGGTGGGGGCCACGGCGGCGCTGGCCATCCGCGCCTATCTCGGCATGATGTTCAATATCGCCGTTACCGGCCCGGTCGTGGGGATGCGGCCCTGGCCGGTGGTCACCGTGCTGCTGCCGGCGCTGGCGGGGAGTGCGGTGATGCTGACATCGGTGACCGCGCTCGATCGCTTTGCGCTGTCGTCCTATCCCGAAATTGTCGCGCTGGGGGCTTCGGTGCTGTTCGGCGCCACTCTTTATTTGCTGATCATGACGACAATATTCCGGGAGCATACCATGCAGTTCATGGGTGAATGGATCCGCAGGACGCCGAAATTGTCGAAATTGACTTTTGCACGTCATGTTGCGCGGTAAGTATGTGATTGCGATTTAGTAAAATACTGCCATTGGCTATTGCAATGGCGAGTGGATGCGATAGCGTTACAGTAGAAATGTAAGTCTAATTAAGAAATGAGTGTGCGGCAGGCGCGTCGATGTTTTCGGCGTGAGGGTGCTTGCATGCTCGGTTGCGGCGGCAAGAAAGATCAACAAGAACGCCGCCGCTGCCGGAGGCAGAATTTTCAGGGCGTGCGGTAGTTAAGTGGGTGAGGCATGAAAGTAGCTGTTCTTGCGGGCGGTTTCGGTACGCGTTTGAGCGAGGAGACCGCCGTCCGTCCCAAGCCCATGGTCGATGTGGGCGGATATCCGATCCTCTGGCACATCATGAAAATCTATGCCCATCACGGGCTGACCGACTTCGTCATCCTGGGCGGATATAAAGTCGAAGTCATCCGCGATTACTTCCTCAATTACCGCGCCAAGCTGACCGATTTCACCGTTTCGCTGCGCGGCGGGGAGGTCAAGTGGCTGGGCAAGCCGGTGGAGGATTGGACCATCACTGTGCTCAATACCGGGGATGACGCGATGACCGGCGGCCGCATCAAGGCGGCGCGGGACTATCTCTCCGATGGCACGTTCTGCCTGACTTATGGCGACGGCGTGAGCAATGTCGATGTCAATGCGGTGATCGACCTGCATCGGCGGCAGAACAATCTCTGCACGCTCACCGCGGTTACCCAGCCGGGGCGCTATGGCGCACTGCGCATGCAGGAAGATGGCCGGGTCGACGGGTTCCGCGAAAAGGGCGCGCATGACGGCGGCCTGATCAATGGCGGCTTCTTCGTGTGCGAGCCGGGCGTGTTCGATCTCATCGACGGGCCGCAAACGGTGTGGGAGGGTGATCCGATGGACCGGATGATCGCCCAGGGCAAGCTCGGCAGCTACCATCATGACGGCTATTGGCAATCGATGGATTCCCTGCGCGACCGCAAAATCCTGGAAGATGCCTGGGCGACCGGCAAGGCGCCATGGAAGGTCTGGAAAGATTGAGTTAGCGGCACCGCGTTAGGGAATATTGGCATGATTATCGTCGATACGGCGCTGGCCAAGCGGGAGGCCGAGGGAAGGCCGATCAAGGTTGGCCTGGTGGGAGCGGGCTTTCAGGGCGCGGGAATTGCGCTGCAAATCCTGACGGCAACCAAGGGAATGCAGCTCTGCGCGATCGCCAACCGGCGGATCGATCCGGCCATTGCCGCTTTCGGGCAGGCCGGCATTGTGCCCAATGTGGCCCATAGCGCGGCCGAGCTGAATGCGGCCATTGCCAGTAATACGCCGGTGGTGACCGAGGATGCGGTGGCGCTGGCCGAGGCCGATGGGCTCGATGCCATTATCGAGGTGACCGGCTCCATCGAACATGCGGCGCAGGTCGTCTTGGCGGCCATCGAAAGCGGCAAGCATGCGGTGCAGATGAATGCCGAGCTGGACGGGACCGTGGGCCCGATCCTCAAGCGCAAGGCCGATGCCAGGGGCGTGGTCTATAGCTTTTCGGACGGCGACCAGCCGGGCGTGCAGATGAACCTCATCCGGTTCGTCGCGGGGCTCGGGGTAAAGCCGGTGCTGGCGGGCAATATCAAGGGGTTGCACGATCCCTATCGCAACCCCACGACACAGAAGGCCTT
Protein-coding regions in this window:
- a CDS encoding oligosaccharide flippase family protein; this encodes MSFAQKFRRSVAWSAVGSAGNNVISFLVFALVVRAVEPSVIGVMAVALVFVDMGKSFVSAGVPDLIVRQKVWNDSYAMMCFWLNLAAAGLSVLLMVRVIGPLAEIYFAPGTMIVLAALSSCFILDGLRVVPESRLRRAFDYKSLAWRGLSANLLSGVLGVSLALTGWGIWALVAQRISSSLLTTVFTFMVARWFPTTWGTLEGLLGVVGHAVGLVGAELLKLLSDRLPDLMLGLFLGPVGVAVYRVGARGFDALVQLTVTPVRSASLSAYAQQAHSGRLGDSVIKSLAVIAMLTFPLFFGAASVAPSFVVLAFGEQWRSSAVIMQILCAASPPVLLGAMLQSALSANHDTKLVFSLSAVSAATTFVTLLVAVPLFGLVGATAALAIRAYLGMMFNIAVTGPVVGMRPWPVVTVLLPALAGSAVMLTSVTALDRFALSSYPEIVALGASVLFGATLYLLIMTTIFREHTMQFMGEWIRRTPKLSKLTFARHVAR
- the rfbF gene encoding glucose-1-phosphate cytidylyltransferase, with product MKVAVLAGGFGTRLSEETAVRPKPMVDVGGYPILWHIMKIYAHHGLTDFVILGGYKVEVIRDYFLNYRAKLTDFTVSLRGGEVKWLGKPVEDWTITVLNTGDDAMTGGRIKAARDYLSDGTFCLTYGDGVSNVDVNAVIDLHRRQNNLCTLTAVTQPGRYGALRMQEDGRVDGFREKGAHDGGLINGGFFVCEPGVFDLIDGPQTVWEGDPMDRMIAQGKLGSYHHDGYWQSMDSLRDRKILEDAWATGKAPWKVWKD
- a CDS encoding sugar transferase gives rise to the protein MTSRRQVELAIKRAFDIVVSLLALIFLGPLLIMVTLAIRLSDPGPALFRQPRVGLGGRMFTILKFRSMYIEHCNTEGVKQTVAEDDRVMPLGRFLRRTSIDELPQLLNVLRGDMSLVGPRPHVGGQLAAGMPYEQLVPYYSYRRHMRPGLTGWAQANGYRGPTTQSEQAIGRIDHDVAYIQNFSLWLDLRIMLITMQREFLRGTGS
- a CDS encoding phosphomannomutase, whose product is MKFGTSGLRGLAVELQGQAARRYVAAFLRHAQALGQLDGGRVFIGRDFRPSSPAIAEDCAAAIALFGLEAVDCGMVPTPALALHAMAAGCCAIMITGSHIPADRNGLKFYVPGGEISKADEAGIVAALRDETVPDGGLPMADEAELAVARYIRRYAGLLPEGALDGLRIGVFEHSSVARDVLGQVMRRAGAAAVSLGRTESFVAVDTEAFGDAVFAPLRGWMARERLDAIVSSDGDGDRPLLMDAKGEFVRGDVLGLLAAGMLEARTVVTPVTSNSALERTGFFATVLRTRVGSPYVIEAMETADDGVVGFEANGGTFVSRGIAGLDPLPTRDAVLPLLCALGLAAQRTMSVDALVAELPLQYALADRLQDVAAERSGAFLRRLGEDRAFAEAFFSPHGIASLSTIDGLQFRTLSGDMVHFRASGNAPELRCYVEGSTPEVARDLLDWGMRAAAEQVR
- a CDS encoding NAD-dependent epimerase/dehydratase family protein codes for the protein MEPKRIFVTGTAGFIGFHLAQRLLADGHSVTGYDGVTNYYDVSLKRARLALLAEHPNFTFVEAMLEDGARVKEALGESRAQLVFHLAGQAGVRYSIDHPQSYVQSNLVGTSNVLEAAREMPPEHLIFASTSSVYGGNTKMPFAETDRADSPVSLYAATKKSGEAMVHSYSHLWGIASTSVRFFTVYGPWGRPDMALFKFVSAIQDDRPIDIYGEGKMRRDFTYVDDLVDALVRLAGKPPVKGEPVRGDSLSAVAPYRVVNIAGGKPSELMAFVAAVENAMGKPARRNMLPMQQGDVVATQSDTALLNELIGSLPETPIEVGVARFVEWYRHYYGVN